One genomic segment of Eikenella corrodens includes these proteins:
- a CDS encoding pyrimidine 5'-nucleotidase, producing MPPSQPVWLFDLDDTLHCADAGIFRLINRRMTEFMARELSLSLPEASDLREHYWQLYGATLGGLQQHHPQVCPAEFLRQSHHLPELITALQPMPHTDTALAALPGRKAVFSNGPAFYVRALIEAMRLGSHFEALFGVDDLALHYKPQPQAFHLVCAALAVPPQQCVLVDDSPANLQAAKALGMRTVWFGSRAQPQPCADHIARDMFELQAMTGKIM from the coding sequence ATGCCGCCCTCCCAGCCCGTTTGGCTGTTCGACCTAGACGACACCCTGCACTGCGCCGATGCGGGCATTTTCCGCCTCATCAACCGCCGCATGACCGAATTCATGGCACGCGAACTGAGCCTGAGCCTGCCCGAAGCTTCCGATTTGCGCGAGCACTATTGGCAACTCTACGGCGCCACACTCGGTGGTTTGCAGCAGCACCATCCGCAGGTTTGCCCCGCCGAATTCCTGCGCCAAAGTCATCATCTGCCCGAACTCATCACCGCCTTGCAGCCGATGCCGCACACCGATACCGCGCTCGCCGCCCTACCCGGTCGCAAAGCCGTGTTTTCCAACGGCCCTGCGTTTTATGTGCGCGCCCTGATCGAAGCCATGCGGCTGGGCAGCCATTTTGAAGCCCTGTTCGGCGTGGACGACCTTGCCCTGCACTACAAGCCGCAGCCGCAAGCCTTCCATCTGGTGTGCGCCGCGCTGGCCGTGCCGCCGCAGCAATGCGTGCTGGTGGACGACAGCCCCGCCAATCTGCAAGCGGCCAAAGCTTTGGGCATGCGCACGGTGTGGTTCGGCAGCCGTGCCCAGCCACAGCCCTGTGCCGACCATATCGCCCGCGATATGTTCGAGCTGCAGGCTATGACTGGAAAAATCATGTAA
- the fba gene encoding class II fructose-bisphosphate aldolase (catalyzes the reversible aldol condensation of dihydroxyacetonephosphate and glyceraldehyde 3-phosphate in the Calvin cycle, glycolysis, and/or gluconeogenesis): MALVSMRQLLDHAAEHGYGLPAFNVNNLEQMRAIMEAADQVNAPVIVQASAGARKYAGAPFLRHLILAAVEEFPHIPVVMHQDHGASPDVCQRSIQLGFSSVMMDGSLLADGKTPSSYEYNVDVTRTVVNFSHACGVSVEGEIGVLGNLETGEAGEEDGVGAVGKLSHDQMLTSVEDAVRFVNDTGVDALAIAVGTSHGAYKFTRPPTGDVLRIDRIKEIHAALPNTHIVMHGSSSVPQEWLKVINEHGGGIGETYGVPVEEIVEGIKHGVRKVNIDTDLRLASTGAIRKFLAENPAEFDPRKYLAKTIEAMKGICLARYQAFGCEGMASKIKPISLEKMATRYAKGELNQVVAK, from the coding sequence ATGGCTCTGGTATCCATGCGCCAGCTTTTAGACCATGCCGCCGAACACGGCTACGGCCTGCCCGCTTTTAATGTGAACAACTTGGAGCAGATGCGCGCCATTATGGAAGCGGCCGACCAAGTGAACGCGCCCGTTATCGTGCAGGCTTCCGCCGGCGCGCGCAAATATGCCGGCGCCCCCTTCTTGCGCCACCTGATTTTGGCGGCAGTGGAAGAGTTTCCGCATATTCCCGTGGTGATGCACCAAGACCACGGCGCCTCGCCCGATGTGTGTCAGCGCTCTATCCAGCTGGGCTTCTCCTCCGTGATGATGGACGGTTCGCTCCTGGCCGACGGCAAAACCCCGTCTTCTTACGAATACAACGTGGACGTTACCCGCACCGTGGTGAACTTCTCCCATGCATGCGGTGTGTCGGTTGAAGGCGAAATCGGCGTATTGGGCAACTTGGAAACCGGCGAAGCGGGCGAAGAAGACGGCGTGGGCGCAGTGGGCAAATTGAGCCACGACCAAATGCTCACCAGTGTGGAAGATGCCGTGCGCTTCGTGAACGACACCGGCGTGGATGCGCTGGCGATTGCCGTGGGCACCAGCCACGGTGCATACAAATTCACCCGTCCGCCCACAGGCGACGTATTGCGCATCGACCGTATCAAAGAAATCCATGCCGCCCTGCCGAACACGCATATCGTGATGCACGGCTCCAGCTCGGTGCCGCAGGAATGGCTGAAAGTGATCAACGAACACGGCGGCGGCATCGGCGAAACCTACGGCGTGCCGGTGGAAGAAATCGTGGAAGGCATCAAACACGGCGTGCGCAAAGTGAACATCGACACCGACCTGCGCTTGGCCAGCACAGGGGCAATCCGCAAATTCTTAGCCGAAAACCCAGCCGAATTCGACCCGCGCAAATACCTGGCCAAAACCATCGAAGCCATGAAAGGCATCTGCCTGGCCCGCTATCAGGCCTTCGGCTGCGAAGGCATGGCCAGCAAAATCAAACCGATTTCGCTGGAAAAAATGGCTACCCGTTATGCCAAAGGCGAGCTGAACCAAGTGGTGGCGAAGTAA
- the metX gene encoding homoserine O-succinyltransferase MetX produces MNPPASVGIVTPQTIAFEQPFALQNGDTLPRFDLITETYGTLNTDKSNAILICHALSGTHHVAGRHHPDDKHPGWWDNMVGPNKPVDTNRFFVVGLNNLGGCAGSSGPLSTNPATGKPYGSDFPMVTVKDWVRSQAMLADHFGIKQWAAVMGGSLGGMQALQWTIDFPERVRHALVIASAPKLSTQNIAFNDVARQAILTDPDFHEGHYASRQAVPRRGLKIARMMGHITYLAEDGLGKKFGRQMRSGELQYGYGIEFEVESYLRYQGDKFADRFDANTYLLMTKALDYFDPAADFGHNLHTALAGVQAKFFVASFSSDWRFAPERSHELVKALISAEKDVQYIEIESSHGHDAFLMEDEPYLKAVKAYIDNIHKELAHESA; encoded by the coding sequence ATGAACCCACCCGCTTCTGTGGGCATCGTTACCCCGCAAACCATTGCATTCGAACAGCCCTTTGCCCTGCAAAACGGCGACACGCTGCCCCGTTTTGATTTGATTACTGAAACCTACGGCACACTCAATACCGATAAGTCCAACGCCATCCTGATTTGCCACGCCCTGTCCGGCACGCACCACGTGGCCGGCCGCCATCATCCGGACGACAAACACCCCGGTTGGTGGGACAACATGGTCGGCCCCAATAAACCGGTGGATACCAACCGCTTTTTCGTGGTCGGGCTCAACAATTTGGGCGGCTGCGCCGGCAGCAGCGGCCCGTTGAGCACCAATCCAGCCACCGGCAAGCCCTACGGTTCCGATTTCCCGATGGTGACCGTAAAAGATTGGGTACGCTCGCAAGCCATGCTGGCCGACCATTTCGGTATCAAACAATGGGCGGCGGTGATGGGCGGCAGCCTAGGCGGCATGCAGGCCTTGCAATGGACAATCGACTTCCCCGAGCGCGTGCGCCACGCGTTGGTGATTGCGTCCGCGCCCAAATTGTCCACTCAAAATATCGCATTTAACGACGTAGCCCGCCAGGCTATCCTCACCGATCCCGACTTCCACGAAGGCCACTACGCCAGCCGCCAAGCCGTTCCCCGGCGCGGCCTGAAGATTGCCCGCATGATGGGGCACATCACTTATCTGGCTGAAGACGGGCTGGGCAAGAAGTTCGGCCGTCAAATGAGGAGTGGCGAGCTGCAATACGGATACGGTATTGAATTTGAAGTGGAAAGCTATCTGCGCTACCAGGGCGACAAATTTGCCGACCGCTTCGATGCCAACACCTACCTGCTCATGACCAAGGCGCTGGATTATTTTGATCCCGCCGCCGATTTCGGCCACAACCTGCACACTGCGCTCGCAGGCGTGCAGGCCAAATTCTTCGTGGCCAGCTTCAGCAGCGACTGGCGTTTTGCGCCGGAACGTTCGCATGAATTGGTGAAAGCCCTGATTAGCGCGGAAAAAGACGTGCAATACATCGAAATCGAATCTTCCCACGGCCACGATGCCTTCCTGATGGAAGACGAGCCGTATTTGAAAGCCGTGAAAGCCTATATAGATAATATCCACAAGGAGTTGGCGCATGAATCTGCGTGA
- the metW gene encoding methionine biosynthesis protein MetW produces the protein MNLRDDLQLIYDWIPAGSRVLDLGCGDGELLHALVKHKNCKGYGVEIDTDSVIAAIARGVNVIQADLEQGLQAFGDGSFDVIVLSQTIQAMQNVETILRDLTRVAKEAIVTFPNFGYWRNRFQVAFGGHMPVSERMPYDWYDTPNIHWCTLSDFDRLCAKNRIRVLERAVMAGGRRVSCLPNLMGSLAFYRVG, from the coding sequence ATGAATCTGCGTGACGACCTGCAACTGATTTACGACTGGATTCCCGCTGGCAGTCGCGTGCTGGATTTGGGCTGTGGCGACGGCGAATTGCTGCACGCTCTGGTAAAACACAAAAACTGCAAAGGCTACGGTGTGGAAATTGATACCGACAGCGTAATTGCTGCCATCGCCCGCGGCGTGAACGTGATTCAGGCCGATTTGGAGCAGGGTTTGCAGGCGTTCGGCGACGGCAGCTTCGATGTGATTGTGCTCAGCCAAACCATCCAGGCCATGCAAAACGTGGAAACCATCCTGCGCGACCTCACCCGCGTGGCCAAGGAAGCGATTGTTACCTTCCCCAACTTCGGCTATTGGCGCAACCGTTTTCAGGTAGCCTTCGGCGGGCATATGCCGGTGAGCGAGCGTATGCCCTATGATTGGTACGACACGCCGAATATTCATTGGTGTACCCTCAGCGATTTCGACCGCCTGTGCGCGAAAAACCGCATCCGCGTGCTGGAACGCGCGGTGATGGCCGGCGGCCGGCGTGTATCCTGTCTGCCAAACTTAATGGGTAGCCTGGCGTTTTATCGTGTGGGTTGA
- the rsgA gene encoding ribosome small subunit-dependent GTPase A: protein MTDTAQIITSYGRRFIVRTADGHSFEATTRKKRVDFACGDQVHITPLNAEQAVIEDFLPRRSLLYRQDAWKTKLIAANVSQLLIVLAAVPTPSELLLQRALLAAEAADIGAVIVLNKTDLPETEQWRSKLAFYESLGYPVLPVSAMQDADTLLPVLNGHTSILLGQSGMGKSTLINALLGQSIARTNEISSALDSGKHTTTHAQLYDLNETTRIIDSPGLQEFGLHHLQVASLPHYFPDMRGFIGQCRFHNCSHRQEPGCAIKAAVEAGHIRADRLQLLQQLTDELSMKKW from the coding sequence ATGACCGACACTGCCCAAATCATCACCAGCTACGGCCGCCGCTTTATCGTGCGCACTGCCGACGGCCACTCCTTCGAGGCCACTACCCGCAAAAAACGGGTGGACTTCGCCTGCGGCGACCAAGTACACATCACGCCGCTGAATGCCGAGCAGGCGGTGATTGAAGATTTCCTGCCGCGCCGCAGCCTGCTCTATCGGCAAGATGCTTGGAAAACCAAGCTGATTGCCGCCAATGTGAGCCAACTGCTGATTGTACTGGCTGCCGTGCCCACGCCCAGTGAGCTGCTGTTACAACGTGCCCTGCTGGCAGCAGAAGCGGCCGATATCGGTGCTGTGATTGTGTTGAACAAAACCGATTTGCCGGAAACGGAACAATGGCGCAGCAAACTGGCATTTTACGAAAGCTTGGGCTATCCCGTGTTGCCTGTCAGCGCCATGCAAGATGCTGACACCCTGCTGCCGGTGTTGAATGGCCACACCAGCATCCTGTTGGGCCAAAGCGGCATGGGCAAATCCACTCTGATTAACGCCCTGCTCGGCCAAAGCATTGCCCGCACCAACGAAATCTCCAGCGCCCTCGATTCCGGCAAGCACACCACCACCCACGCCCAGCTCTACGACCTAAACGAAACCACCCGCATCATCGATTCCCCCGGTCTGCAGGAATTCGGCCTGCACCATCTTCAGGTAGCCTCCCTGCCCCACTACTTCCCCGATATGCGCGGCTTCATCGGCCAATGCCGGTTCCACAACTGCAGCCACCGCCAAGAGCCCGGCTGCGCCATCAAAGCTGCTGTCGAAGCCGGCCATATCCGTGCAGACCGCTTGCAGCTTCTGCAACAGCTGACTGATGAACTATCCATGAAGAAATGGTAG
- the dxs gene encoding 1-deoxy-D-xylulose-5-phosphate synthase, producing MTTTPLLDTIDYPQDLRRLREDQLPQLAAELRTFLLESISQTGGHFASNLGAVELAVALHYVYDTPNDHLIWDVGHQSYPHKVLTGRRNRMHTMRQYGGLAGFPKRSESEYDDFGVGHSSTSIGAALGMAVADKLSGSLNRSVAVIGDGAMTAGQAFEALNNAGDMDTDLLVILNDNEMSISPNVGAFPKYLAGSQGKDWRDTLRSIKHKSEKVLDKLPGALHIAQKVEQRLKSVLDGSRIRPDSLFDNFGFTYTGPVDGHDVRQLVAVLKEMKQRKGPQLLHVLTQKGQGYKLAENDPVGFHAVGKFNPDQGPVSGGAAPLSYTQIFGQWVCDQAATDGKLVAITPAMREGSGLVEFERRFPERYFDVGIAEQHAVTFAAGLACGNIKPVVAIYSTFLQRAYDQLVHDVALQNLPVLFAIDRAGIVGADGPTHAGAYDLSFLRCIPNMVLAAPSSGEECRLLLSTCYALDCPTAVRYPRGASGSAVISSGLDTVPVGKGVVRRQGRETAVLAFGSMVQPALRAAEQLDLTVADMRFVKPLDEELIADLAATHQRLVCIEENAVQGGAGSAVLEVLAKQDCHLPVLLLGIEDIVTGHGDPAILLDDLGLSAEKLAARIETFAQSVS from the coding sequence ATGACTACCACGCCGCTTCTCGATACCATCGACTATCCGCAGGATTTGCGCCGTTTGCGCGAAGACCAGCTGCCGCAGCTGGCCGCCGAACTGCGCACCTTCCTGCTGGAGAGCATCAGCCAGACCGGCGGCCATTTCGCCAGTAATCTGGGCGCGGTGGAGCTGGCTGTGGCATTGCATTATGTGTACGACACGCCTAACGACCACTTAATTTGGGACGTAGGCCACCAAAGTTATCCGCACAAAGTGCTCACCGGGCGCCGCAATCGTATGCACACCATGCGCCAATACGGCGGCTTGGCCGGTTTCCCCAAGCGCAGCGAATCGGAATACGATGATTTCGGCGTTGGTCATTCTTCCACCTCCATCGGTGCGGCATTAGGCATGGCGGTGGCCGATAAACTTTCAGGTAGCCTCAACCGCAGCGTGGCCGTTATCGGCGATGGAGCCATGACTGCCGGCCAAGCTTTTGAAGCGCTGAACAATGCCGGCGATATGGACACCGATTTGCTGGTTATCCTCAACGACAACGAAATGTCGATTTCCCCCAATGTGGGTGCTTTCCCCAAATACCTTGCCGGCAGCCAGGGCAAAGACTGGCGCGATACGCTGCGCAGCATCAAACACAAATCCGAAAAAGTGCTCGACAAACTGCCCGGTGCGCTGCACATCGCGCAGAAAGTGGAGCAGCGGCTGAAAAGCGTGCTCGACGGCTCGCGCATCCGCCCCGATTCCCTGTTCGATAACTTCGGCTTCACCTACACCGGTCCGGTGGACGGCCACGACGTGCGGCAACTGGTGGCTGTGCTCAAAGAGATGAAACAGCGCAAAGGCCCGCAGCTTTTGCATGTGCTCACGCAAAAAGGGCAGGGCTACAAACTGGCTGAAAACGATCCGGTCGGTTTTCACGCCGTGGGCAAATTTAATCCCGACCAAGGCCCGGTAAGCGGCGGCGCTGCCCCGTTGAGCTACACCCAAATTTTCGGCCAATGGGTATGCGACCAAGCCGCTACAGATGGCAAATTAGTCGCCATTACCCCTGCCATGCGTGAAGGCAGCGGATTGGTGGAGTTTGAGCGACGCTTTCCCGAACGCTATTTCGATGTCGGTATTGCCGAGCAGCATGCTGTTACTTTTGCTGCCGGCCTGGCCTGTGGCAACATAAAACCCGTGGTGGCGATTTACTCCACCTTCCTGCAGCGCGCCTACGACCAACTGGTGCACGACGTGGCATTGCAAAACCTGCCAGTATTGTTCGCCATCGACCGCGCCGGTATCGTTGGCGCCGACGGCCCTACTCATGCTGGTGCCTACGATTTGAGCTTCCTGCGCTGTATCCCGAATATGGTGCTGGCTGCCCCCAGCAGTGGCGAAGAATGCCGCCTGCTGCTTTCCACTTGCTACGCGTTGGATTGCCCCACTGCCGTGCGCTACCCGCGCGGTGCCAGCGGCAGCGCGGTAATCAGCAGCGGCTTGGATACCGTGCCGGTAGGCAAAGGCGTGGTGCGGCGGCAGGGCAGGGAAACTGCCGTGTTGGCCTTCGGTAGTATGGTGCAACCCGCGTTGCGGGCAGCGGAACAGCTGGACTTAACCGTGGCCGATATGCGCTTTGTGAAACCGCTGGACGAAGAATTGATTGCCGATTTGGCCGCCACCCACCAGCGACTGGTGTGTATTGAAGAAAACGCCGTGCAAGGCGGAGCCGGCAGCGCGGTGTTGGAAGTGCTGGCCAAACAAGATTGCCACTTGCCTGTGTTGCTGTTGGGCATTGAAGACATCGTTACCGGCCATGGCGATCCGGCCATCCTGCTAGATGACTTGGGATTGAGCGCCGAGAAACTGGCAGCACGGATTGAGACATTTGCACAATCAGTGAGCTGA
- a CDS encoding tyrosine-type recombinase/integrase, producing the protein MPLNDRQIKNAKPTGTGKKAKLFDGGGMYLEVTPAGGKIFHLKYRIDGKEKTLTISKYPAVSLSEARQAAENARRLLSDGQDPAAAKQQEKQERKAAALNTFEALARRWHTDNLHRWQPVHAERILTDMQKDVFPHIGQSQA; encoded by the coding sequence ATGCCCCTGAACGACCGCCAAATCAAGAACGCGAAACCTACCGGCACAGGAAAGAAAGCCAAGCTGTTTGACGGCGGCGGCATGTATCTGGAAGTTACCCCGGCAGGCGGCAAAATCTTCCACCTGAAATACCGTATCGACGGCAAAGAAAAAACGCTGACTATCAGCAAGTATCCTGCCGTTTCCCTCTCCGAAGCACGGCAGGCTGCCGAAAACGCCCGCCGTCTGCTGTCAGACGGGCAAGACCCCGCCGCCGCCAAGCAACAGGAAAAACAAGAGCGAAAAGCTGCCGCCCTAAATACCTTTGAAGCCCTTGCCCGCCGTTGGCATACCGACAACCTGCACCGCTGGCAGCCCGTTCACGCCGAACGTATCCTTACCGATATGCAAAAAGACGTGTTTCCCCACATTGGGCAAAGCCAAGCGTGA
- the secG gene encoding preprotein translocase subunit SecG, translating into MEAFKTLIMIIGGFASIAVIGLVLMQQGKGADAGAAFGTGSAQGVFGSAGSANFLSRSTAIAATVFFCCCLALSIISSKQGSGNKLGLDAPAAAQHHAPAASQPATASQPVIPE; encoded by the coding sequence ATGGAAGCTTTCAAAACCCTTATTATGATTATCGGTGGCTTTGCCTCGATTGCTGTCATTGGCCTGGTACTGATGCAGCAGGGCAAGGGTGCTGATGCCGGTGCCGCTTTTGGCACTGGTAGTGCGCAAGGCGTATTCGGTTCTGCCGGCAGCGCCAACTTCCTCAGCCGCAGCACCGCTATTGCCGCTACTGTATTTTTCTGCTGCTGCTTGGCACTCAGCATTATTTCATCCAAGCAGGGCAGCGGTAACAAACTGGGTTTGGATGCACCTGCTGCAGCACAGCATCACGCTCCGGCTGCTTCGCAACCCGCAACAGCCAGCCAACCGGTTATTCCGGAGTAA
- the tpiA gene encoding triose-phosphate isomerase, giving the protein MNWQQPWIIGNWKMNGRRSSTAAFAQAWAAQRLPENVCTGIAAPLPYLLDLKQAAPALPVGAQDVSRFDKDGAFTGETSAAMLADLGAQFVLLGHSERRQYFGENNETLSAKLDNALAAGLTPILCVGETLAQRQAAQEQAVVAEQLSVLRGKAMPHIAIAYEPVWAIGTGQVASAEQIAAMHAFIYAELLSFANKSANIRALYGGSVNAQNAQTILNLPNVDGALVGGASLQTDSFAAIVQAAAKQ; this is encoded by the coding sequence ATGAATTGGCAACAACCCTGGATTATTGGCAACTGGAAAATGAACGGCCGCCGCAGCTCAACAGCGGCATTCGCCCAAGCTTGGGCGGCACAAAGGCTACCTGAAAACGTCTGCACCGGTATTGCCGCCCCCCTGCCCTATCTGCTCGACTTAAAACAAGCTGCGCCCGCTCTGCCCGTCGGCGCACAAGATGTCAGCCGATTCGATAAAGACGGTGCGTTTACCGGAGAAACCTCTGCTGCCATGCTGGCCGACCTTGGTGCACAATTCGTTCTACTCGGCCACTCTGAACGCCGCCAATATTTCGGCGAAAACAACGAGACCCTCTCTGCCAAATTAGACAATGCCTTAGCCGCCGGCCTCACCCCGATTCTGTGCGTGGGTGAAACCCTAGCCCAACGCCAAGCTGCGCAGGAGCAAGCTGTAGTGGCCGAACAACTCTCCGTATTGCGCGGCAAAGCCATGCCCCATATTGCCATTGCCTACGAGCCAGTATGGGCTATCGGTACCGGTCAAGTGGCCTCAGCCGAACAAATTGCCGCTATGCACGCTTTTATTTACGCAGAGCTCTTGTCTTTCGCCAACAAGAGTGCTAATATCCGCGCTCTTTACGGCGGCAGTGTCAATGCACAAAATGCACAAACCATCCTGAACCTGCCAAATGTAGACGGTGCCTTAGTCGGCGGCGCATCCTTGCAGACCGACAGTTTTGCCGCAATCGTTCAAGCCGCAGCAAAACAATAG
- the plsX gene encoding phosphate acyltransferase PlsX codes for MITLAIDAMGGDAGLTVTIPAALAFLQEKTDVKLILVGDEEAVRSALGEHASHERLQIIHASQVVGMDEAPQSALKNKKDSSMRVAISQVKEGVAQAAVSAGNTGALMATARFVLKTLPGIDRPAIAKFMPSKGGGLALMLDLGANVDCSAAQLLQFAVMGGELFGAMYPRNSQPRIGLLNVGTEDIKGGSVIKEAHHLLQQSPLNFVGNVEGNAVFSGEVDVVVADGFTGNAVLKAIEGAVKFIGGIIREEFSRNWLNKLAALLALPTLRGFKNRLDPRKFNGAIFLGLRGIVIKSHGGADVEAFKYALLEAYHEVESDSMAKIEQGIATQMARLTAAAEQTQTVTNPAE; via the coding sequence ATGATTACTTTAGCCATAGACGCCATGGGCGGCGATGCCGGCCTTACGGTTACCATTCCGGCAGCCTTGGCCTTCCTGCAAGAAAAAACCGATGTCAAACTCATTCTGGTAGGCGATGAAGAAGCCGTCCGCAGTGCGCTGGGCGAACACGCCTCACACGAGCGGCTGCAAATCATACATGCCAGCCAAGTGGTGGGCATGGACGAAGCCCCGCAGTCGGCCTTGAAAAACAAAAAAGACTCCTCCATGCGTGTGGCCATCAGCCAGGTGAAAGAAGGTGTTGCACAGGCCGCTGTATCTGCCGGCAACACCGGCGCACTAATGGCCACCGCCCGCTTCGTGCTCAAAACCCTGCCCGGTATCGACCGGCCGGCGATTGCCAAATTCATGCCCTCCAAAGGCGGCGGTCTCGCCCTGATGCTGGATTTGGGCGCCAACGTGGATTGCTCCGCCGCCCAGCTGCTGCAATTTGCCGTAATGGGTGGAGAGCTGTTCGGCGCCATGTATCCGCGTAACAGCCAACCGCGCATCGGCCTGCTGAATGTCGGCACTGAAGACATCAAAGGCGGTAGCGTAATTAAAGAAGCACACCACCTGTTGCAACAAAGCCCGCTGAATTTTGTTGGTAATGTGGAAGGCAACGCTGTATTCAGTGGCGAAGTTGACGTTGTGGTGGCCGACGGCTTTACCGGCAATGCCGTACTAAAAGCCATTGAAGGAGCGGTTAAATTCATCGGCGGTATTATCCGCGAAGAGTTCAGCCGTAACTGGCTGAACAAACTTGCCGCCCTGCTGGCACTGCCCACCCTGCGCGGCTTCAAAAACCGCCTCGACCCGCGCAAGTTTAACGGCGCCATCTTCCTCGGCCTGCGCGGCATCGTGATCAAAAGCCACGGCGGCGCAGACGTAGAAGCCTTCAAATATGCCCTGCTCGAGGCCTACCACGAAGTCGAGTCCGACTCCATGGCCAAAATCGAACAAGGCATCGCCACCCAAATGGCACGCCTGACTGCCGCAGCAGAACAAACTCAAACCGTAACCAACCCCGCAGAATAA
- a CDS encoding phosphoribosyltransferase — protein MSEKIWYTYDEIHQAIRQLAQKIQASGTRYDAMIAIGGGGFIPARILRSFLNIPIYAITTAYYCNDQGHTTRDSVQKVQWLDPMPESLKGKHVLVVDEVDDSRVTLQFCLEQLQQEDFASMGVAVLHEKIKAKKGILPPDIAYFSGLVTPDWWINYPWDADDITEHNALAAQKPQLP, from the coding sequence ATGTCGGAAAAAATTTGGTATACCTACGACGAAATTCATCAGGCCATCCGCCAATTGGCACAAAAAATCCAAGCATCCGGCACCCGCTACGATGCGATGATCGCCATCGGCGGCGGCGGTTTTATCCCCGCACGGATACTGCGCAGCTTCCTCAATATTCCAATCTACGCCATCACCACCGCCTATTACTGCAACGACCAGGGCCACACCACTCGTGATTCCGTGCAGAAAGTCCAATGGCTCGACCCCATGCCGGAAAGCCTGAAAGGCAAACACGTTTTGGTGGTGGACGAAGTGGACGACAGCCGCGTTACCCTGCAATTCTGCCTCGAGCAGCTGCAACAAGAAGACTTTGCCTCGATGGGGGTGGCTGTATTGCACGAAAAAATCAAAGCAAAAAAAGGCATCCTCCCGCCCGATATCGCCTATTTCAGCGGCCTGGTTACGCCCGATTGGTGGATCAACTACCCCTGGGATGCCGACGACATCACCGAACACAACGCACTAGCCGCTCAAAAACCGCAACTGCCCTAA
- the rpmF gene encoding 50S ribosomal protein L32: MAVQQNKKSPSRRGMHRAHDALTAPALSVDSATGEVHRPHHISANGMYRGRKVVKAKDE; this comes from the coding sequence ATGGCTGTTCAACAAAACAAAAAATCCCCCTCCCGCCGCGGCATGCACCGCGCCCACGACGCGCTGACCGCCCCCGCTCTGTCTGTAGACAGCGCCACCGGTGAAGTACACCGCCCGCACCACATTTCTGCCAACGGCATGTACCGTGGCCGTAAAGTGGTGAAGGCCAAAGACGAGTAA
- a CDS encoding YceD family protein, which yields MSDPILIDPKALAEQAQHLAGQIRLSEMDERVSRHEFLAERQTQVSFALQGGCDKRQRLYLDLSVSAQLSLVCQRCMQPLPFALNEQAHIVLFDSEEALDEAMVAEEELEGMLPEAQLDVGTLVEEQILMALPYAPCHESCHSDKLDAVNQDRPNPFAALAALKSGR from the coding sequence ATGTCAGACCCTATTTTGATTGATCCGAAAGCGCTGGCCGAACAGGCGCAGCATCTGGCCGGCCAAATCCGGCTGAGCGAGATGGATGAGCGCGTGAGCCGGCACGAGTTTTTGGCCGAACGGCAAACTCAGGTGTCTTTTGCCTTACAGGGCGGCTGCGACAAACGGCAGCGCCTGTATTTGGACTTGTCGGTTTCAGCGCAATTGTCGCTGGTTTGCCAACGCTGCATGCAGCCGCTGCCCTTTGCTTTAAACGAACAGGCGCATATCGTTTTGTTCGATAGCGAAGAAGCGCTGGATGAAGCCATGGTGGCCGAAGAAGAGCTCGAAGGCATGCTGCCGGAGGCACAGTTGGATGTCGGCACGCTGGTAGAAGAGCAGATTTTGATGGCGCTGCCGTATGCCCCCTGCCACGAAAGCTGCCATTCTGATAAGCTCGATGCTGTCAATCAAGATCGCCCCAATCCGTTTGCTGCTTTGGCGGCGTTGAAAAGTGGTCGTTAA